The genomic DNA CAACCCGCCGCTCATCCTGGTGTACGCCGCTCTGCTCCTCGTTGTCCTCAGGACCTACCTGGGCTGGGCCGCCGCCTGCGCGAGAGGGCGGCTGCCGGCCTCCCGCCGGCTGCGCCGCACCACGCTGGCCGGCGCAGCCCTCGCGGCGTTCGTGATCGGCCCGTGGCTGGGCCACTGGTTCCAGGGCATCCTCCTCATCGCCCAGGCGGGGAACAGCTGGTCCATCTTGACGATCATGCTGGTCACCGGTGCGAGGAACATGTCGTTGATCCTCGCCGTCACCGTCGCCGGCTGGTATCTGCTCGGCCCGGCGGCCCGCAGGCGGCTCTCAACCGGCGGGCCGCTCCGGCTGCATCTCGACGACGACCGGCCGGCCATCGTCCCTCTGCGGTCCCCGCGCGTCCTGCGCGCCCTGTGCCCGCCGCTGCTGGCGTGCGCGGTGATGGCCGTCGGTGGCGTCGCGCTGCACCCGATGCTGGCCGAGGCGAGCAGGCACAAGGCGACCGGTGACTTCCTGGCCGCGGCATGGGTGACGATCGGCATGGCCGCCGGCCTGCTGGCGCTGTCCGCCCTCGCGATCGGGATCATGATGGGCGGCCGGTCCCGGACCTCCTGGGCGCTGGCCCATGTCTGCGCCGGCGTCCTGGTGGCATGCGCCCCCATGACCCTCGTCACGCTCGTCCACATCGCCTGGGCCGAATGCGGCCGGGAAAAGGTGATCATGTGTCTGCCCCAGGGAGCGGACCCGGCCCTCACCTTCGGAAACCACTTCACCCTGATCTACGGACCGGCGCTGTTCGGCGGGCTGCTCCTGGCGGCGGCCGGCAGCGGCCTGCGAGCCGTACGACCGCCCGCCGCCGAACCGGCACCGCGGATCCGCTCACCACGGGTCCGTATCGCGACCTCGGCGGCCACCGTCGTGATCACCGTCGTCGTGGCCGCCTCGGGCTACGGAGTCGCGCAGAACTGGCTGCTCGCCCTCGGAGTCGTCCCGGCTCCGCCGGTGACCTTCCAGGCTCAGGTGGTCGAGGCCGCCGGACAGCCTGTGCGTCCGGGAACGGTCTCGCAACTCGACGCCTGCCGCTACGCGAGCAGCGTGTTCGCCAGTCCGGCCGTACGCGACGGGGTGAACACCGACCAGCGCTACTACCTGCTGGCGATCCAGCTTTTCCACGGAACCGCCTCGTCCGACGATCCCGCCCTGCGGGCGTTGGCAGCGGCCGGTTACGCCTGGTTCGGTCAGGGCCGGGCTGAAATGATCACCAGAACGGTGACGAGGATCCTGCACTACTGCACTCTGGTCGGCTTCGAGCACCAGGTGACGTTCTGACGTCCCGGACCGGCCCGGGACGCATCAGCCGGTTTAGAACCGGCCGGGGAAACAGGCCGGCGCTCCCCCGCGCGCCCCCTTGGCGAAGGCGTCGATGCGCTGCCGGGCGGTGCCGTGGTCGAGGGGATTCGTCCAGGGCGTGTCGCCTGCACGGTAGCTGAGGGCCGCGGCGATCTCCTGGCTGTCGCTGCGCTCCCACGTAAGGGTGCCGTCCCGGGCCGCGCCGACCAGGGTCGCGCCCGCCAGGCAGTCGGCCTGCAATTCGACCTTCACGCTCACATAGCGGCCGGGCACCCGATTCTGTACGGCGTGCGCCCACTCATGGGCGATGATCTGGTAGACCCAGGCGTCTCCCTCGGCATATTCCATCTTCCACGAGGTCTAGCCAGGAATCCCGGCCCTTCAGGGCCGGGAGGAATGGCTTGTCTGCCTGCGCCCGGATGTCAGTCCGGGCGTTTTTGGTTCTCGATGTACTCGCGGATGATCTGAAGCGGTGCGCCGCAGGACCCGGCGAAATACGAGGGCGACCACAGGTGGCCATGCATGATGTGCCGGTCGATCCGGCCGGTGAACTCCTTGCGCAGGTAGTGCGCGGAGACGCCTTTGAGTCGGTTGACCAAGGTCGTGATGGGCAGCTTGGGCGCGTAGTGCACGAGCAGGTGCACGTGATCGTCCTCGCCGTTGAACTCCCGCAAGGTCGCGCCGAGCTGGGCGCACACGTCACGCATGACGTCCTCGCAGCGGGTGAGCATGGCGTCGGTGAGGACATCACGCCGATACCTCGTGACAAAGACAAGATGCACATGAAGGTCATAGACAACGCTACGACCACGCCTCACCAGAGGATCCGGTTCCCACCGTGGTGACATAGATAAGAAGCTACAATATGGGAATGAAGATCGTGGTGCAGGTGAAACTGCTCCCGGACGCGCCCACCGAGACAGCCCTCCGGGAGACGCTTCGCACCTGCAACCACGCCGCCAACCACGCCTCCCGCCGCGCGTTCGACACCGGGATAAAAAGCAAGACCTCGCTACAGCGCCTGGTGTACGGGGAGCTGAAGGAGATGGGCCTGTCCGCTCAGCCCGCGATCCACGCCGCCCGCAAGACGGCCGGGGCCTACGCGACGCTGAAAGCGAACCTGAAGGCCGGAAACTACGGCCGCGAAGGATCGAAGCGACGCACGACCGTCGAGGCCAAGCCGATCCGGTTCCGCAAGGACGCCGCCCAGCCGTTCGACGACCGATGCCTGTCCTGGCAGACGGACGCCCGCACCGTCTCGATCTGGACCGTGCGTGGACGCTCCGGCCGTATCCCCTTCTCGTGCTCCCCGCAGCAGTTGAAGACGCTCACCGAGCACCGCCGGGGCGAAAGCGACCTGGTATACCGGGGCGACCAGTGGTACCTGTACGCCACCTGCGACATTCCCGAGCCCGAACTGATCGAGCCGGACGCCTTTCTCGGCGTCGACCTCGGCATCGCCAACATCGCCACCACTAACGACGGCACCGTCCACGCGGGCAAACACTTAAACCAGGTCCGCCACCGCAACCGCCGCCTGCGCAGTCGCCTCCAGGCCAAGGGCACCACATCCGCCAAACGGCTCCTGCGCAGGCTCTCCGGCCGGGAAGCACGCTTCGCCGCCGACACCAACCACCGCATCTCCAAGCAGATCGTGACCGAGGCCCAACGCACCTGTCGCGGCATCGCCCTGGAAGACCTGGGCGGCATCCGCGAGAGGGTACGGCTCCGCAAGCCCCAGCGGGTCACGCTGCATTCCTGGAGCTTCCGGCAGCTCGGCGCATATATCGCCTACAAGGCGACCCGCGCCGGGCTGCCGGTGGTTCATGTGGACCCCCGTCACACCTCTCAGGGGTGTTCGGCATGCGGCCACATCGACAAGAAGAACCGGCCCGACCAGGCCACCTTCTCCTGCACGTCGTGCGGCTTCGCTGAGCACGCCGACGTGAACGCAGCCCGTAACATCGCCGCGCGCGGTGTCGCGAGCTGGGCAGTGAGTCACGCTGCCGACGACGCGGCCTGATCCGTGCACCCCATGCACGGCGAGGAGCCGCAAGCTCGACCCTTCAGGGCCGAGAAGCTGACCAGGTTGATGTCCCAGGCGATGAAGTGCTGTTGCATGCAGTACGACGCGTTATAGCTGTACAGCGGCTGCCCTGCGCATACGGGGCGGCGGGCGCTGTTGCCGTTGTAGGACCCCACGACGGTCGGAGGGTCGTACCAACCGGGGAAGAACTGGGACCAGTGCCGCGCCCAGTAGCGGTTCACCACGTAGACCGCGGACCGGATGTCCTGGCTCAGTTCGTCGGACCGGACGACGACGCGTTCCCCGCGCCCAGCCGAAGACACCTCGGCCGCCGCCGGAGCGGCACCCACCATGCCGCATAGAACAGCAACAAGGACAATGCGTCCAAATATTCGCAATTGTTGCGACATGCAACACTCCATCGATCAAGTCGGCTTCGCGTTGCCCTAAACAGTATTTTCTCCGCGCCTTTCCTGAAAGTTATACTTATCTATATATCTATGATCAACTTTTAGAAAATAGACGCATTTAGCGTGCTTTGTTGTGAAAATTATCTTCAGCAAGCCAGCGCCCAACCTGGCGGCGCAGGTCACATGCTCGCCGCGGGTCGCCGGACGCGGTCCCGGAATACCGAAGCCCCCCCACATAAGGGCCGTCGACCAAGATCAAACATCGCACCGGAGACTCGCGGTACGGCGCCGCCGGGCGGAGCCGAACCATGCCGGCCGGACGGAGCAGCCTCGTGCCGACGCCGGAAGACCGCCCGGCATCCGTTCAGCCAGGCTGAGGCACAGGAGATCATGAGGCATCCGGGCTCCCGCGCGCCCGGAAACGGGACCACGAACCAGTCGGGGGTGCCGTCGACATGCTCCGGGCTCCCGCGCGCCCGGCAACGGGCCACAGGTCACAGGCCGCAAGGCCCCGAAAGAACATATTTGGACAAGACCTATCAGCTCTCCTAATTCGATTAAATCACTCTTTCTTGATATTCAATTTAGTTGATGATAGAGAGTGAATGATGTCCTTCAATCGGGAGTGAGGCCAGATGAAGGCGGTTCGGCGGCTTGGCAAGACGCCAAAAGAGCGCGGCGACACGACCGCGGCGACAGGGTCTCCGGATATCATCGAATTGGATGATGGCAATTTCGCGGTCATCGGGACCGATATCACCGATCAGCTCGGCTTGAATCCGTTACCTGACGCGAGATGTGCGCCCGGTGAACGGATCGTGCAAATTTCGCGCGCCACGCTGATCTCGGCGAAGAGCGACATTCCGGAGCGGTAGATGCGTCCCCCGCAGTGGGCAACAAGGTCAGGCAGACGGCTGGATCTCGACGCGTTCGGGACATGCTTTCTGAACGCCTGGTCGCGGACGGAGTCACGGTTCCTCAAGCTTGAGTGCTGGCAGAGCTATCGGGAGCGCGAGGTGACCACGTCCCAGGCCGCGTATGAACGGGGTGACATCCGGGAGGCCGAGAGATTGCTGAGACAGGAGTCGGAGGCTGAGAGGTCACTGTACGAGGACGTCGAGAGAAAGGGCATCGACTACGCGCGGATCCGCCTGGTCCAGGAACCGCTGACGCCCTATCTCGACTACGAGCTGGTCGCCTACCGGATCCGGGTGAGGATCGGCGAGAACATCGAAGTGGTGCGCTGCGACCCGGCCATGAGGCTTCCCGACGAGGACCATTTCGATTTCCTTATCTTTGACCGGCATACGGCATTGATCCACGATTATGGTGAGATCGGGCTCCAGTCCGGGGGGTGGATGACCCACGACGCCACCGTCATAGCCGAGTTGGAGAAAAGGGCAATCGATCTTCGGCGGCTGGCCGTACCGTTCGAGGAGTTCACCGCGGCCGTCTGACGCGGAGTGTGGACGATCGCGCGCTCCCCGGATACGTTCCGATAATGGTCCGCCACCAGTGGTTGAGAAATCTTGCCGTTTTCTCCGCTCCGATACTCGGTATCGCATTCGTGGCAGTCGGGCTCGTCATACCTGCGGTTCTGCTGCTCCACTCCGACGAGGCAACGCTCGACCGCTGGTCGAAGATCGGTGAGGCGCTGTCGCCGATCGGGGTCTTCTTCTCGGGTGTGGCGTTCATCGGCATCGCGCTCACCCTCTTCCTCCAGGGGCGCGAGCTGCGGAACCAGCGTGAGGAGCTGACCATCGCAAGGGAGGAGCAGCAGCGGAGCAGCGAGATCGCGCTGCGCGAGCTGCACACCGGCCTGATCCGGATGGCGATCGACGATCCCGAGCTGCGGCAGGTCTGGCCGCAGATGTCGTCGGGGGCCGGCGTGACGAAGAAGGACCACTACTGCAACCTGATCCTCAACCTGCAGAAGGTGGCCTACGAGACACGGACCATCGAGCTGGCCGAGTTGCGTGGCGCGCTCAGCCATCTGATGGAGAGCCGGGACATCTATCTGTTCTGGCAGAAGGTCCGGACGGTGCGCGTCCAGGTGACCCAGGGCGACGAAGGGGAAGACTTCTTCACGGCCGAGGTCGACAGGGCTTTCGCCCACGCCACCCCTCCCGCCCCCAGGGGCCTTCTCGCCCTGTTCCGAGACACCGTCAGGCGGTGACAGCCGACCGGCGTTCCTTCGCCGAGGTCAATGCTCCGCGTTCTCCCGTGGCTCGTGCCGCGCGCTCAGGGCGGCCGGCGGTGATTTCGCACGGAGGCCTACGATGGTCCGCATTTGACTCTTCCCCCTCTCCAGGAGCAGACCCTTGCCAGGGCGAGAACGCGTTCGGTCCTTCCTCGAAACCCGGCTCTTTCAACGAGCCGTCGTAGCCGTCATCGTGATCAACGCGATCACGATCGGCTGCGAGACCTCGTCCTACCTGACGGACCGGATCGGCGGGTTCCTGCACGTCGTCGACCGGGTCGCCCTGGCGGTCTTCGCCGTCGAGCTCGTCGCCCGGCTGTACTCCTACCGGGGTGGGTTCTTCAAGGACCCCTGGAACTGGTTCGACGCGACCATCGTGGTCATCGCGCTGATCCCGGCGTCCGGCCCGGCCTCGGTGCTCCGGACACTGCGGATCGTACGGGCGCTGCGTCTGGTCGCGGCGGTCCCCAGCATGCGCAAGGTCGTCGGCGCGTTGTTCGCGGCCATGCCCGGGATGGGGGCGATCATCGGGCTGCTGGTCCTGGTCATATACGTCTCGGCGGTCATGGCGACCCAGCTGTTCGGTGCGACCGTCCCCGAGTACTTCGACGAGCTGCCCACGTCGCTGTTCACGCTGTTCCAGATCATGACCGGCGAAGCCTGGCCGAACATCGCCCAGGAGGTCATCGCCGAGAAACCCTGGGCGTGGGTCTTCTTCGTGGGTTACATCCTGATGGCCTCCTATGTGGTGCTCAACCTGTTCATCGCCGTCGTGGTCAACGCCATGGACGACCAGAACACCTCCGCCGAGGAACAACGGACCGAGGACCAGCTCACCACCGTCCTGGCCGAGCTCGCCCGCCTGCACGCCAGACTCGACGCGATGCAGAGCGTCCCTCGATCGGCCTCCCAGCCTGTCGAAACACCGCGCAAAAACGCCGCCCGCCGTTCCCGCTGACCGGACCTGTACGGAGTCGGCAGGACCCGAACGGCCTGTCAGCGTCAGTGGTCGCGGCGTACGGCCTCTCCTTCGGCCGCCGCGGCCCGCTCGGTGGCGGCGATCGTCCGCTGGAGGACCTGCCGGGCCGTGGCGATCTCGGCCGACCGCTGGTCAAGGAGCCGCAACCGCTCTCGCATGGCGTCCAGCACGCCGGGGCACGGCAGTACGGCGGCGTCGGAGGAGGTGCAGGGGATCACCTCGCGGATGACGCGGGTCGGCAGTCCCGCGGCGAGGAGAGCCCGGATCCGGACGACCGTCTGCTCGGCGCTCTCGTCGTAGGCCCGGTAGCCGTTGGGCCGGCGTTCCGGCCGGAGCAGCCCCATCCGCTCGTAGTAACGCAGCAGGCGTTCGCTGGTCCCGGTCCGCTCGGCCAGCTCCCCGATGAGCACGTCGCCGCCCCTCCACACTTGACCTTCCAACGGTGTCAGGGAGCAACAGTGGACCGGTCGGCCGCATTCCCGCGGCCCCGCTACCGTCAGGAGAAACAGTGATCATCGATGCGCACAGCCACGTCCACGACCCGGTGGGAAGCCACCTGCGGCTCCTGGACGACGCGGGTGTGGACCGCACGGTGCTCTTCGCCACCCGGCCCCATCCGGAACGGGCCACCGACCTGAACTCCCTGCGCCACGAGATGAGCGCTCTGGACAGGGCCGTGGGAGGGCATGACAACAGCCTCGACGGCTACCGCGCCGCATGGCGGGAGCAGGACGACGCGCTGGCCGCCCACCCGGAGCGGTTCATCGGATTCGGCTCC from Streptosporangium sp. NBC_01756 includes the following:
- a CDS encoding M48 family metalloprotease; this encodes MSVPETAERTEARRLDPFALPSSTTSRFLILILATTAGALYLSKFLITLWWWAGDLPEQVRLAGCLTELRAGAAAVQPVRLADRYGDCTVGVTGRETLLLLALTAAPIVLALSLYAAHPLWLRRHGPEPLDDPADPEHDPVALRFREIAAEETPGRRVRILVDYARGGVTGRAFGLPGRPQVVISLGLVTAHDERPEIAEAVLRHELAHIRNRDLGIAYFTVAIWWAFLASCVMPSVVAAAIWLPSALPLLALQLSVILSVLWLARTSVLRAREHHADVRAGDTPDRKASMAAAVETVSWPSHRRGPFRFLSNHPRRRDRLSVLDQPGALLRLGWWEMLATGLLAGLTFTPVFEVARFLDFEVSADVQHHLSGLVFGSVVSGIVVVSVWRAGAGRIAGDDHAPRLWRASAGVTIGVLLGLLMTPPLSGASIWHIVLGNPPLILVYAALLLVVLRTYLGWAAACARGRLPASRRLRRTTLAGAALAAFVIGPWLGHWFQGILLIAQAGNSWSILTIMLVTGARNMSLILAVTVAGWYLLGPAARRRLSTGGPLRLHLDDDRPAIVPLRSPRVLRALCPPLLACAVMAVGGVALHPMLAEASRHKATGDFLAAAWVTIGMAAGLLALSALAIGIMMGGRSRTSWALAHVCAGVLVACAPMTLVTLVHIAWAECGREKVIMCLPQGADPALTFGNHFTLIYGPALFGGLLLAAAGSGLRAVRPPAAEPAPRIRSPRVRIATSAATVVITVVVAASGYGVAQNWLLALGVVPAPPVTFQAQVVEAAGQPVRPGTVSQLDACRYASSVFASPAVRDGVNTDQRYYLLAIQLFHGTASSDDPALRALAAAGYAWFGQGRAEMITRTVTRILHYCTLVGFEHQVTF
- a CDS encoding neutral zinc metallopeptidase; the protein is MEYAEGDAWVYQIIAHEWAHAVQNRVPGRYVSVKVELQADCLAGATLVGAARDGTLTWERSDSQEIAAALSYRAGDTPWTNPLDHGTARQRIDAFAKGARGGAPACFPGRF
- the tnpA gene encoding IS200/IS605 family transposase produces the protein MSPRWEPDPLVRRGRSVVYDLHVHLVFVTRYRRDVLTDAMLTRCEDVMRDVCAQLGATLREFNGEDDHVHLLVHYAPKLPITTLVNRLKGVSAHYLRKEFTGRIDRHIMHGHLWSPSYFAGSCGAPLQIIREYIENQKRPD
- a CDS encoding RNA-guided endonuclease InsQ/TnpB family protein yields the protein MKIVVQVKLLPDAPTETALRETLRTCNHAANHASRRAFDTGIKSKTSLQRLVYGELKEMGLSAQPAIHAARKTAGAYATLKANLKAGNYGREGSKRRTTVEAKPIRFRKDAAQPFDDRCLSWQTDARTVSIWTVRGRSGRIPFSCSPQQLKTLTEHRRGESDLVYRGDQWYLYATCDIPEPELIEPDAFLGVDLGIANIATTNDGTVHAGKHLNQVRHRNRRLRSRLQAKGTTSAKRLLRRLSGREARFAADTNHRISKQIVTEAQRTCRGIALEDLGGIRERVRLRKPQRVTLHSWSFRQLGAYIAYKATRAGLPVVHVDPRHTSQGCSACGHIDKKNRPDQATFSCTSCGFAEHADVNAARNIAARGVASWAVSHAADDAA
- a CDS encoding DUF6879 family protein, giving the protein MRPPQWATRSGRRLDLDAFGTCFLNAWSRTESRFLKLECWQSYREREVTTSQAAYERGDIREAERLLRQESEAERSLYEDVERKGIDYARIRLVQEPLTPYLDYELVAYRIRVRIGENIEVVRCDPAMRLPDEDHFDFLIFDRHTALIHDYGEIGLQSGGWMTHDATVIAELEKRAIDLRRLAVPFEEFTAAV
- a CDS encoding DUF6082 family protein, which encodes MAVGLVIPAVLLLHSDEATLDRWSKIGEALSPIGVFFSGVAFIGIALTLFLQGRELRNQREELTIAREEQQRSSEIALRELHTGLIRMAIDDPELRQVWPQMSSGAGVTKKDHYCNLILNLQKVAYETRTIELAELRGALSHLMESRDIYLFWQKVRTVRVQVTQGDEGEDFFTAEVDRAFAHATPPAPRGLLALFRDTVRR
- a CDS encoding ion transporter codes for the protein MINAITIGCETSSYLTDRIGGFLHVVDRVALAVFAVELVARLYSYRGGFFKDPWNWFDATIVVIALIPASGPASVLRTLRIVRALRLVAAVPSMRKVVGALFAAMPGMGAIIGLLVLVIYVSAVMATQLFGATVPEYFDELPTSLFTLFQIMTGEAWPNIAQEVIAEKPWAWVFFVGYILMASYVVLNLFIAVVVNAMDDQNTSAEEQRTEDQLTTVLAELARLHARLDAMQSVPRSASQPVETPRKNAARRSR
- a CDS encoding MerR family transcriptional regulator; this encodes MLIGELAERTGTSERLLRYYERMGLLRPERRPNGYRAYDESAEQTVVRIRALLAAGLPTRVIREVIPCTSSDAAVLPCPGVLDAMRERLRLLDQRSAEIATARQVLQRTIAATERAAAAEGEAVRRDH